Proteins encoded in a region of the Zea mays cultivar B73 chromosome 4, Zm-B73-REFERENCE-NAM-5.0, whole genome shotgun sequence genome:
- the LOC100191614 gene encoding pyruvate kinase, which produces MHSTNLLLEEPIRMASILEPSKPSYFPAMTKIVGTLGPKSRSVDTISACLKAGMSVARFDFSWGDAAYHQETLENLKLSIKSTKKLCAVMLDTVGPELQVVNKSETPISLEENGTVVLTPHRGQDASSSLLPINFSGLAKAVTPGATIFVGQYLFTGSETTSVWLEVSEVKGDDVVCIIKNTATLAGSLFTLHCSQIHIDLPTLSDEDKDVIRKWGTPNKIDFLSLSYTRHAEDVRQAREFLSKLGDLSQTLIFAKIENVEGLNQFDEILAEADGIILSRGNLGIDLPPEKVFLFQKSALHKCNMAGKPAVVTRVVDSMTDNLRPTRAEATDVANAVLDGSDAILLGAETLRGLYPVETISTVGRICAEAEKVFNQDLYFKQTVKYVGEPMTHLESIASSAVRAAIKVKASVIICFTSSGRAARLIAKYRPTMPVLSVVIPRLKTNQLRWSFTGAFEARQSLIVRGLFPMLADPRHPAESTSNTNESVLKVALDHGKACGVIKSHDRVVVCQKVGDSSVVKIIELDD; this is translated from the exons ATGCATTCCACGAACCTCCTGCTCGAGGAGCCCATCCGGATGGCCTCCATCCTCGAGCCCTCCAAGCCC AGCTACTTCCCGGCGATGACCAAGATCGTCGGCACTCTCGGCCCCAAGTCGCGCTCCGTCGACACGATCTCCGCCTGCCTCAAGGCCGGCATGTCCG TCGCCCGGTTCGATTTCTCGTGGGGGGACGCCGCGTACCACCAGGAGACGCTGGAGAACCTCAAGCTCTCCATCAAGTCCACCAAGAAGCTCTGCGCT GTCATGCTCGACACCGTGGGCCCGGAGCTGCAGGTGGTGAACAAGAGCGAGACCCCGATCTCCCTCGAGGAGAATGGCACGGTCGTTCTCACCCCTCACCGGGGCCAAGACGCCTCCTCCAGCTTGCTGCCCATCAACTTCTCTGGACTCGCCAAG GCGGTGACACCAGGGGCAACAATATTCGTGGGACAATACTTGTTCACTGGCAGTGAGACCACCTCAGTTTGGTTGGAG GTTTCTGAAGTGAAAGGAGATGATGTGGTGTGTATAATCAAGAACACAGCCACCTTGGCTGGGTCACTGTTCACGCTGCATTGCTCCCAGATTCACATTGACTTGCCCACCCTGTCTGATGAGGATAAGGAT GTCATTAGAAAATGGGGTACTCCCAATAAGATTGACTTCCTTTCTCTGTCCTACACAAGACATGCAGAGGATGTGCGCCAG GCACGGGAATTCCTGTCAAAATTGGGCGATCTAAGCCAGACTCTGATTTTTGCCAAAATTGAGAATGTCGAG GGCTTGAACCAATTTGATGAAATACTGGCTGAGGCAGATGGTATCATTTTATCAAGAGGGAACCTGGGAATTGATCTTCCACCTGAGAAG GTCTTTTTGTTTCAAAAATCTGCTCTTCACAAGTGCAACATGGCTGGAAAGCCTGCTGTTGTCACTCGTGTTGTGGACAGTATGACTGACAACCTCAGGCCTACTCGAGCGGAGGCAACTGATGTGGCAAATGCAGTACTTGATG GGAGTGATGCCATTCTCCTTGGTGCTGAGACTCTCCGAGGTTTATATCCAGTTGAGACTATTTCGACAGTGGGCAGAATTTGTGCTGAG GCTGAGAAGGTATTCAACCAAGATTTATACTTCAAGCAAACTGTGAAATATGTCGGAGAACCCATGACCCATTTGGAGTCCATTGCTTCCTCAGCT GTGCGAGCTGCTATCAAAGTTAAGGCTTCGGTGATCATTTGCTTCACCTCTTCTGGGAGGGCTGCAAG GCTCATCGCCAAGTACAGGCCCACCATGCCTGTTCTTTCTGTTGTCATTCCTCGTCTGAAGACAAACCAACTGAGATGGAGTTTCACTGGTGCTTTTGAG GCAAGACAGTCGCTGATAGTTAGAGGCCTCTTTCCGATGCTTGCAGATCCTCGGCATCCA GCCGAATCAACCAGTAATACAAATGAGTCAGTTCTGAAGGTTGCTCTAGACCATGGCAAGGCATGTGGTGTGATCAAGTCCCATGACCGTGTTGTCGTTTGCCAGAAGGTGGGAGATTCATCGGTTGTGAAGATCATTGAGCTGGACGACTAG
- the LOC100283989 gene encoding stem-specific protein TSJT1 isoform X1: MKPPRLGPSPPSIRIPPSVPRAIPSFIPILVRAAARGSLRPGARMLAVFSGEVVEVPAELVAAGSRTPSPKTKASELVARFLGTSCPAAVSVRLADLGHLAYSHANQALLRPRYCTTTYAAYSAAVRRREPAPWMDAVLCSPLHASAMDGLSAMDGQAWSFAAKDEVFCLFEGVLDNLGRLSQQYGLSKGANEVLLVIEAYKALRDRAPYPASLMLAQLAGAYAFVLFDASTNSLLVASGGDVPLFWGVTADGCVAFSDDIDVLKGSCGKSLAPFPQGCFYSNALGGLKCYENPKNKVTAVPANEEEICGATFQVEGATVLTALH, from the exons ATGAAGCCACCTCGGCTCGGGCCTTCTCCTCCCAGCATCCGTATCCctccatcagtccctcgggccatCCCTAGCTTCATCCCAATTCTTGTTCGTGCAGCTGCTCGTGGCAGCCTGAGACCAGGCGCGAGGATGCTGGCGGTGTTCAGCGGCGAGGTGGTGGAGGTGCCGGCGGAGCTGGTGGCGGCGGGGAGCCGGACGCCGTCgcccaagacgaaggcgtccgagCTCGTCGCGCGCTTCCTGGGGACCAGCTGCCCCGCCGCCGTGTCCGTGCGCCTCGCCGACCTCGGCCACCTCGCCTACTCCCACGCCAACCAGGCCCTCCTCCGCCCAAGGTACTGTACTACTACATACGCTGCCTACTCCGCTGCGGTCCGCAGACGCGAGCCAGCGCCATGGATGGACGCAGTGCTGTGCTCCCCGCTCCACGCAAGCGCCATGGATGGACTCAGCGCCATGGATGGACAGGCATG GTCGTTCGCGGCGAAGGACGAGGTGTTCTGCCTGTTCGAGGGGGTGCTGGACAACCTGGGGCGGCTGAGCCAGCAGTACGGGCTGTCCAAGGGCGCCAACGAGGTGCTCCTGGTCATCGAGGCCTACAAGGCGCTGCGGGACCGGGCGCCGTACCCGGCCAGCCTCATGCTCGCGCAGCTCGCCGGCGCCTACGCCTTCGTGCTCTTCGACGCGTCCACCAACTCGCTCCTCGTCGCGTCGGGCGGCGACGTGCCCCTCTTCTGGGGCGTCACCGCCGACGGCTGCGTCGCCTTCTCCGACGACATCGACGTGCTCAAAGGCTCCTGCGGCAAGTCCCTCGCGCCTTTCCCGCAAG GTTGCTTCTACTCTAATGCCCTTGGAGGATTGAAGTGCTACGAGAATCCCAAGAACAAAGTGACTGCCGTTCCTGCAAACGAGGAGGAAATCTGCGGCGCAACCTTCCAG GTGGAAGGGGCTACGGTGCTCACAGCGCTGCATTAG
- the LOC100283989 gene encoding stem-specific protein TSJT1 has translation MLAVFSGEVVEVPAELVAAGSRTPSPKTKASELVARFLGTSCPAAVSVRLADLGHLAYSHANQALLRPRSFAAKDEVFCLFEGVLDNLGRLSQQYGLSKGANEVLLVIEAYKALRDRAPYPASLMLAQLAGAYAFVLFDASTNSLLVASGGDVPLFWGVTADGCVAFSDDIDVLKGSCGKSLAPFPQGCFYSNALGGLKCYENPKNKVTAVPANEEEICGATFQVEGATVLTALH, from the exons ATGCTGGCGGTGTTCAGCGGCGAGGTGGTGGAGGTGCCGGCGGAGCTGGTGGCGGCGGGGAGCCGGACGCCGTCgcccaagacgaaggcgtccgagCTCGTCGCGCGCTTCCTGGGGACCAGCTGCCCCGCCGCCGTGTCCGTGCGCCTCGCCGACCTCGGCCACCTCGCCTACTCCCACGCCAACCAGGCCCTCCTCCGCCCAAG GTCGTTCGCGGCGAAGGACGAGGTGTTCTGCCTGTTCGAGGGGGTGCTGGACAACCTGGGGCGGCTGAGCCAGCAGTACGGGCTGTCCAAGGGCGCCAACGAGGTGCTCCTGGTCATCGAGGCCTACAAGGCGCTGCGGGACCGGGCGCCGTACCCGGCCAGCCTCATGCTCGCGCAGCTCGCCGGCGCCTACGCCTTCGTGCTCTTCGACGCGTCCACCAACTCGCTCCTCGTCGCGTCGGGCGGCGACGTGCCCCTCTTCTGGGGCGTCACCGCCGACGGCTGCGTCGCCTTCTCCGACGACATCGACGTGCTCAAAGGCTCCTGCGGCAAGTCCCTCGCGCCTTTCCCGCAAG GTTGCTTCTACTCTAATGCCCTTGGAGGATTGAAGTGCTACGAGAATCCCAAGAACAAAGTGACTGCCGTTCCTGCAAACGAGGAGGAAATCTGCGGCGCAACCTTCCAG GTGGAAGGGGCTACGGTGCTCACAGCGCTGCATTAG